A genome region from Tolypothrix sp. PCC 7712 includes the following:
- a CDS encoding pyridoxal phosphate-dependent aminotransferase, producing the protein MKLAARVSQVTPSLTLAIAAKAKAMKAEGVDVCSFSAGEPDFDTPAHIKAAAAKALDEGKTKYGPAAGEPKLREAIARKLKADNGLDYKAENVIVTNGGKHSLYNLIVALIDPGDEVIIPAPYWLSYPEMVTLVGGVPVIVPTDASTGYKITPEQLRKSITPKTKLFVLNSPSNPTGMVYTPAEIKALAEVVVDADIFVVSDEIYEKILYDGAEHISIGSLGKEIFARTLISNGFAKAYSMTGWRLGYLAGPVEIIKAASTIQGHSTSNVCTFAQYGAIAALESSQDCVEEMRQAFAKRRQVMLDRLNAIPGLSCPKPDGAFYLFPDISKTGLKSLEFCDALIEEHQVAVIPGIAFGADKNIRLSYATDMATIEKGMDRLEKFVRSRI; encoded by the coding sequence ATGAAGCTGGCAGCAAGAGTAAGTCAGGTAACACCCTCTTTAACCTTAGCGATCGCAGCTAAAGCTAAGGCAATGAAAGCAGAGGGTGTGGACGTTTGTAGTTTTAGCGCTGGAGAACCAGATTTTGACACTCCAGCCCATATCAAAGCAGCAGCAGCAAAGGCTTTGGATGAAGGCAAGACCAAATATGGCCCAGCCGCTGGAGAACCAAAGTTAAGGGAAGCGATCGCCCGTAAGCTGAAAGCTGATAATGGTCTAGATTATAAAGCAGAAAATGTTATCGTCACCAATGGCGGTAAGCATTCTCTCTACAATTTGATTGTGGCTTTAATCGATCCAGGTGATGAAGTCATTATCCCGGCTCCCTACTGGTTAAGTTATCCCGAAATGGTAACTTTGGTAGGTGGAGTTCCGGTAATTGTCCCCACAGATGCTTCGACGGGTTATAAAATTACGCCGGAACAACTCCGCAAGTCGATTACGCCCAAAACAAAGTTATTTGTCCTCAACTCTCCATCTAACCCCACCGGGATGGTGTACACGCCAGCAGAAATTAAAGCACTGGCGGAAGTAGTAGTTGATGCAGATATCTTTGTTGTCTCTGACGAGATTTACGAAAAAATTCTCTACGACGGTGCGGAACATATCAGCATTGGTTCTTTAGGGAAGGAAATTTTTGCCCGTACCTTAATCAGTAACGGCTTTGCCAAAGCTTACTCGATGACAGGGTGGCGACTTGGCTATTTAGCGGGGCCAGTGGAAATCATCAAAGCCGCAAGCACCATTCAAGGGCATAGTACATCTAACGTTTGTACCTTTGCTCAATATGGGGCGATCGCAGCTTTAGAAAGTTCCCAAGACTGCGTAGAAGAAATGCGCCAAGCCTTCGCCAAACGGCGACAGGTAATGTTAGACAGACTCAACGCCATTCCCGGATTGAGTTGTCCCAAACCTGACGGTGCTTTTTATCTTTTCCCCGACATCAGCAAAACTGGTCTAAAATCCCTAGAATTCTGTGATGCACTCATTGAAGAACATCAAGTTGCAGTAATTCCCGGTATTGCCTTTGGTGCTGATAAGAACATTCGCCTTTCCTACGCCACTGACATGGCCACCATTGAAAAGGGAATGGATAGATTGGAGAAGTTTGTACGGAGTCGGATTTAG
- a CDS encoding glycosyltransferase, with amino-acid sequence MNLSLCMIVKNEAATLPKCLSSVKNVVDEIVVLDTGSSDRTPEIAKAHGAKVHHFQWNNNFSIARNEALKYVTGDWILVLDADETLTPEIVPQIHSAIQSEEYLLINLVRHEVGAEQSPYSLVSRLFRKHPDIQFSRPYHALVDDSVSEIIKKEPHWQIGYLQGVAILHKGYQKTAIAQGNKHAKAQAAMEEFFKAHPEDPYVCSKLGALYVETGKIKEGIELLKRGVRTSEENYEILYELHYHLGIAYNRLQNPQQASAHYQAAIKLPIYPILKLGAYNNLGNLLKAAGDLKNARKAYETTLKIDPNFASGHYNLGMTFKALGLFTDAIACYQKAIKLNPSYAEAYQNLGVVQLKVGNVQASVTAFKNAIALHQQHNPEEAKRLRQGLQEMGLI; translated from the coding sequence ATGAATTTGAGCCTGTGCATGATCGTCAAAAATGAAGCAGCAACACTGCCTAAATGCCTCAGCAGTGTGAAAAATGTCGTTGATGAAATTGTAGTTTTAGATACAGGTTCTAGCGATCGCACTCCAGAAATCGCTAAAGCACATGGTGCTAAAGTACATCATTTTCAATGGAACAATAACTTTAGTATCGCGCGCAATGAAGCTTTAAAATATGTCACAGGCGATTGGATTTTAGTGTTAGATGCAGATGAGACACTAACTCCAGAAATTGTACCGCAAATTCACTCAGCAATTCAAAGTGAAGAATATTTATTAATCAACCTTGTGCGACATGAAGTAGGCGCAGAACAGTCCCCTTATTCTTTAGTTTCTAGACTTTTTCGTAAACATCCAGATATTCAGTTTTCCCGTCCTTATCATGCCTTAGTTGATGATAGTGTATCAGAAATTATCAAGAAAGAACCACACTGGCAAATTGGTTATTTACAAGGAGTAGCAATTTTACATAAAGGATATCAAAAAACTGCGATCGCCCAAGGTAATAAACACGCCAAAGCCCAAGCCGCAATGGAAGAGTTTTTCAAAGCTCATCCTGAAGATCCTTACGTTTGTAGTAAGTTGGGAGCCTTGTATGTAGAAACTGGCAAAATTAAAGAAGGTATAGAATTACTCAAAAGAGGCGTAAGGACAAGTGAAGAAAACTACGAAATTTTATACGAACTCCATTATCATTTAGGCATTGCCTACAATCGCTTACAAAATCCTCAACAAGCTAGCGCCCACTATCAAGCTGCAATCAAATTACCAATTTATCCAATTTTAAAATTGGGAGCATATAACAATTTGGGTAATTTACTCAAAGCAGCAGGAGATTTAAAAAATGCCAGGAAAGCTTACGAAACCACTTTAAAAATTGACCCGAATTTTGCTAGCGGACATTACAACTTAGGAATGACATTTAAAGCTTTAGGTTTATTTACAGATGCGATCGCCTGTTACCAAAAAGCCATCAAGTTAAACCCCAGCTATGCCGAAGCTTATCAAAATTTAGGAGTAGTACAGCTCAAAGTAGGCAATGTTCAAGCCAGCGTCACAGCATTTAAAAATGCGATCGCCCTACACCAACAGCATAACCCTGAAGAAGCCAAGAGACTCCGCCAGGGTTTGCAAGAGATGGGGTTGATTTGA
- a CDS encoding Uma2 family endonuclease: MSQTIDERVHWTSADLELLPDNGNRYEIIDGELFVTRAPHWGHQKATANICAELRTWSISTGLGEAVPTPGIIFTDADNVIPDVVWISKERLAILLDSQGHLTGAPELVVEVLSSGTENERRDREVKLKLYGSRGVQEYWILNWQLQQVEVYRREKAVLKLVATLLTTDELSSPLLPNFVCPVARLFV, translated from the coding sequence ATGAGCCAAACCATTGATGAAAGGGTACATTGGACAAGCGCGGACTTAGAGTTGTTGCCAGATAACGGCAATCGCTACGAAATTATTGATGGAGAATTATTTGTGACCAGGGCACCGCATTGGGGACATCAAAAAGCCACTGCAAATATTTGTGCAGAATTAAGAACTTGGTCAATCTCAACCGGGCTTGGTGAGGCTGTCCCTACTCCAGGGATTATTTTCACCGATGCAGATAATGTAATTCCTGATGTGGTTTGGATCAGCAAAGAACGCCTAGCAATTTTACTTGATAGTCAAGGACATTTAACAGGCGCACCAGAATTAGTTGTAGAAGTTCTTTCTTCTGGAACAGAGAACGAACGAAGAGACCGCGAAGTAAAACTAAAATTATATGGTTCTAGAGGAGTGCAAGAATATTGGATTTTGAATTGGCAATTACAACAGGTTGAGGTGTATCGCCGAGAAAAAGCTGTTCTCAAATTAGTAGCAACATTACTGACAACAGACGAACTGTCTTCACCTCTGCTGCCAAATTTTGTTTGTCCTGTAGCACGACTATTCGTGTAG
- a CDS encoding pentapeptide repeat-containing protein — protein MDVKELLARYAAGERSFHGIELPEADLRGANLGGVDFGRVNLSGANLSGASLSGANLSQANLRGAKLHRANLSEVILSGADLRQAALTTANLNESDLSGASLNDADLCDANLHMASLSAANLQGANLSGAKMGGVRMWKADLQWADLTGADLSEANLSEANLTGANLYATDMSETFLTGTIMPDGFIHL, from the coding sequence ATGGATGTTAAAGAACTTCTAGCTAGGTATGCAGCCGGAGAAAGAAGCTTTCACGGCATAGAATTACCAGAAGCAGATCTGCGGGGAGCTAATTTAGGTGGTGTAGATTTTGGCAGAGTTAACCTAAGTGGCGCTAACCTCTCAGGTGCATCTTTGAGTGGAGCTAATTTAAGCCAGGCGAATCTTAGAGGAGCGAAACTACATAGAGCGAATTTATCAGAAGTCATTCTCAGTGGTGCTGATTTACGCCAAGCTGCACTGACAACTGCAAATTTAAATGAATCGGATCTCAGTGGCGCGTCTCTCAATGATGCAGACTTGTGTGATGCTAATTTGCACATGGCATCACTGAGTGCAGCCAACTTACAAGGTGCTAATTTAAGTGGAGCCAAAATGGGTGGAGTGAGGATGTGGAAAGCAGATTTGCAGTGGGCGGATTTAACAGGAGCCGATTTAAGTGAAGCAAACTTGAGTGAAGCAAACTTAACCGGAGCAAATCTCTATGCTACAGATATGAGCGAAACATTTTTGACAGGAACTATCATGCCTGATGGTTTCATTCATTTATAA
- a CDS encoding proton extrusion protein PcxA — MKSSFITKNAGLLRQKIRDYILTVRQWFVSTPERALLEAYEAAQIIRNIEVEHFGGQKISNSSGNYTANVMSYWEGYLNKNLTIINIKIAEFRVSRSMLEMANSRILEKLQFIDDVIAKYTPRTEQINISDIVKSSEPLTIDNNIATQPVKPSNNRVNQVPNLNQKTGVLPRSFGRTINKIKTDLSPQAEAEFIRNYQRSRNRTRTALRFFLILILVPLLTQHFSKQLFINPLVERARGERTTQIFINSDMEEKALHELKSFESKLKFESLLQEAPALSPEGIREKIQEKAIEIAEEFNHESNSAISNVFADLISLVAFAIVVATSKREIAIVKSFIDDIVYGLSDSAKAFLIILFTDIFVGFHSPHGWEVLLEGFAEHLGLPANESAIYLFIATFPVILDTIFKYWIFRYLSRLSPSALATMKEMNE, encoded by the coding sequence ATGAAATCCTCGTTTATTACCAAAAATGCAGGTTTATTACGCCAAAAAATTAGAGATTATATCCTAACAGTACGGCAATGGTTCGTTTCGACACCAGAAAGGGCACTTTTAGAAGCTTACGAAGCTGCTCAGATAATTAGAAATATTGAAGTTGAGCATTTTGGCGGTCAAAAAATTTCTAATTCTTCAGGGAATTATACTGCAAATGTAATGTCTTATTGGGAAGGGTACTTAAATAAAAATTTAACTATTATCAATATCAAAATAGCAGAGTTCCGCGTCAGCCGTTCAATGTTGGAGATGGCTAATAGTAGAATTTTAGAAAAGCTGCAATTTATTGATGATGTTATAGCTAAGTATACTCCTAGAACTGAACAAATTAATATTAGTGATATTGTCAAAAGTTCTGAGCCACTGACTATTGATAATAATATAGCAACTCAACCAGTAAAACCATCTAATAATAGAGTTAATCAAGTTCCTAATTTAAACCAAAAGACAGGAGTATTGCCCAGGTCTTTTGGCAGGACAATTAACAAAATAAAAACTGATTTATCGCCTCAAGCAGAAGCAGAATTTATTAGAAATTATCAGCGTTCTAGAAATAGAACTAGAACTGCATTGAGATTTTTTCTAATTTTAATTCTTGTGCCTCTATTAACCCAACATTTCTCCAAACAGCTATTTATAAATCCTCTAGTTGAAAGAGCTAGAGGAGAACGCACTACTCAGATTTTTATCAACTCTGACATGGAAGAAAAAGCTTTACATGAATTAAAGAGTTTTGAAAGTAAACTTAAATTTGAGAGTTTATTACAGGAAGCACCTGCACTTTCGCCTGAGGGAATCAGAGAGAAAATTCAAGAAAAAGCGATTGAGATAGCAGAGGAATTTAACCATGAAAGTAATAGCGCTATCAGTAATGTATTTGCTGATTTAATTTCACTCGTTGCTTTTGCTATTGTAGTTGCTACAAGCAAAAGAGAAATTGCCATTGTTAAGTCTTTTATCGACGATATTGTTTATGGACTTAGTGATAGTGCTAAGGCTTTTTTAATTATTTTGTTTACCGATATATTTGTCGGATTTCACTCACCACATGGCTGGGAAGTTCTGCTAGAAGGCTTTGCAGAACATTTAGGATTACCAGCCAATGAAAGTGCAATATATTTATTTATTGCTACATTTCCAGTAATTTTGGATACGATATTTAAATACTGGATATTCCGATATCTAAGCCGCTTATCGCCTTCTGCACTAGCTACGATGAAAGAAATGAATGAGTAG
- a CDS encoding GlsB/YeaQ/YmgE family stress response membrane protein has product MNIIAWVILGLLAGAIAKAIYPGYQGGGILSTMVLGIVGAFIGGSLYTLLQTGTLQLTAAGTGFSLTGLFIAVIGAIIAIYLWGLLSRSSRV; this is encoded by the coding sequence ATGAATATTATTGCTTGGGTAATATTAGGACTTCTAGCTGGTGCGATCGCAAAAGCAATTTATCCAGGTTATCAGGGTGGCGGAATTCTTTCGACAATGGTATTAGGTATTGTCGGCGCTTTCATTGGTGGTAGTCTGTACACACTTTTGCAAACAGGAACTCTACAACTTACCGCTGCTGGTACTGGTTTCAGTCTTACAGGTCTATTTATAGCTGTAATTGGTGCAATTATTGCTATTTATTTATGGGGACTATTGAGCAGAAGCAGTAGAGTCTAA
- a CDS encoding manganese catalase family protein, whose amino-acid sequence MFFHKKEPIHVVNVSDSNPRFAQLLLEQFGGATGELTAALQYWVQSFHVENAGIKDMLQDIAIEEFSHLEMVGKLIEAHTKNTDQTEAYKSTLFAIRGIGPHFLDSQGSAWTANYINEGGDVVRDLRANIAAEAGARQTYEELIKLATDDGTKQTLVHLLTREISHTQMFMKALDSLGKLTDPLFGNIQPDETVALYYNLSTNGSQDERGPWNSEPTFKYIADPLQKHS is encoded by the coding sequence ATGTTTTTTCATAAAAAAGAACCGATTCATGTAGTAAACGTTAGCGATTCTAATCCTAGGTTTGCTCAATTACTTCTAGAACAGTTTGGTGGAGCAACAGGAGAACTTACAGCTGCACTACAATACTGGGTGCAATCTTTTCATGTCGAAAATGCTGGCATTAAAGATATGCTTCAAGATATTGCAATTGAAGAGTTTAGCCATTTAGAAATGGTAGGTAAACTCATCGAAGCTCATACTAAAAATACCGATCAAACCGAGGCTTATAAAAGTACTCTCTTTGCGATTCGGGGAATTGGCCCGCACTTTTTAGATAGTCAAGGTAGTGCTTGGACTGCAAATTACATCAATGAAGGTGGAGATGTCGTGCGTGATTTGCGAGCTAATATTGCAGCTGAAGCTGGAGCACGTCAGACTTACGAAGAGTTGATTAAGCTAGCGACAGATGATGGTACTAAACAAACTTTAGTACATCTATTAACCAGAGAAATTTCTCATACGCAAATGTTTATGAAAGCGTTAGATTCTCTGGGTAAATTGACAGATCCCTTATTTGGGAATATTCAACCAGATGAAACTGTTGCTCTCTACTACAACCTATCTACAAATGGTAGTCAAGATGAGCGTGGCCCTTGGAATTCTGAGCCAACATTCAAATACATTGCCGATCCTCTGCAAAAGCATTCCTAA
- a CDS encoding DUF3891 family protein translates to MIVNATQNGWEVIYHRAHALLAAQLAGQWRRKNAPARLYETLAAISHHDDLEKEWEENILTESGAPLDFTLSTETDIKKIANLVKNARYRGRWVALLISKHISRLHGAKRGESPEIDKFLDEQLENQELWRKELGIDKQEVDAAYAFMQWCDRLSLILCQQELPADERWLEISKGPDEQRYDIMQRSDNLVTVNPWPFEDEKFTVNIEACDLSQLKFKSSAELSQALQEAPIKILEWTFVKH, encoded by the coding sequence GTGATTGTTAATGCTACACAAAATGGTTGGGAAGTAATCTATCATCGTGCTCATGCATTATTAGCAGCGCAATTAGCCGGACAATGGCGACGTAAAAATGCTCCTGCAAGATTATATGAAACCCTAGCTGCAATTTCCCATCATGATGATTTAGAAAAAGAGTGGGAAGAGAATATTTTGACAGAAAGTGGTGCGCCACTAGACTTTACTCTCAGTACAGAGACTGATATCAAAAAAATTGCTAATCTTGTCAAAAATGCGCGTTATCGGGGAAGATGGGTAGCTTTATTAATTTCTAAGCATATAAGTCGCTTACATGGAGCAAAACGCGGTGAATCTCCTGAAATAGACAAATTTTTGGATGAACAATTGGAAAACCAGGAACTTTGGCGTAAGGAATTAGGAATTGACAAACAAGAAGTAGATGCTGCTTATGCATTTATGCAATGGTGCGACCGCTTATCTTTAATTCTCTGTCAGCAAGAACTCCCGGCTGATGAACGCTGGTTAGAAATTAGCAAGGGGCCTGACGAACAGCGTTATGACATTATGCAACGCAGCGATAATTTGGTAACTGTCAATCCCTGGCCTTTTGAAGATGAGAAATTTACAGTCAATATAGAAGCTTGCGACTTATCACAGTTGAAGTTCAAAAGTAGCGCCGAACTGTCCCAAGCACTCCAGGAAGCGCCAATCAAAATATTGGAATGGACTTTTGTCAAGCACTAA
- a CDS encoding GAF domain-containing protein: MTSNDDEASQALQECQHQLQLAVQYQKILARILAKSRASVNLESLCSSSCQDICRQLKIERVAIYRFNPDWSGSFINRLSFAESPWNTLDAFGQDLVWGDSHLQETQGGRYRKNEPFAVDDIYEAGYSRCHIEVLEQFQIRAYAIAPIFVGAKLWGLLAAYQHSAPRKWHSSEVEFLAQAGTYFGVAMQQAEILEQTKQRTTELQDAIARQRALIEVVGNIRSSLDIEIILDTTCQELCKLLKLERAAIYRFNPDWSGEFVSQFGMLESQSNRINAFGRNLVWEDTHLQETKGGRYRNNESFAVNDIYQAGHSRCHIDILEQFKIRAYVLAPIFLGSKLWGLIAAYQHSAPRQWVDYEIEFLGQVGAQLGVAIQQAENLIQSKQQTAAFQDAIARQRGLTEVVSKIRSSLDIDLILRTTCQEVCKLLKVERVGVYRFNPDWSGEFVSHFGMVGAQWDSINPFGKNLVWEDTHLQETKGGRYRNNENFAVNDIYQAGHSRCHLDILEQFKIRAYVLTPIFVGRNLWGLLAAYQHSAPRNWDSVEVEFLAQVASQLGVALQNSQMIVQVQTRADEMHKSAEQRRILFDLVVKIRESLDLETILKTTVQEIRRSLTVDRVGVFRFDPDVNFCSGEFIAEDVLPRFDAALAVKVQDYSFADQYAAQYQQGKVQVISDVNRAGSKIPHFDIVERFQVKAQIVVPLMEGDELWGLLCIHQCTHARNWQETELEFVTQVAAQLSVALRQANLFQQSSLLGQTREEANQLAQTLNELRTAQMQIIHAEKMASLGQLVAGVAHEINNPINFIHGNLEHADQYTQELLRCVQLYREHHPYAAPEIQEFWHKAEIEFLFDDLPKLFQSMQVGTNRIREIVTSLRNFSRLDEADFKSANIHEGIDSTLMILQNRLKSSAGNPIIHITKDYDRLPLIECYPGQLNQVFMNLLSNAIDALEERNAQATPEAIATNPSEIKISTSMLNKDWVAIRIADNGLGIDQQVLSRLFDPFFTTKVVGKGTGLGLSISYQIVTDKHNGKIYCQSEPGKGSEFVVELPIHQATHKK, translated from the coding sequence ATGACATCAAATGATGATGAAGCATCTCAAGCCTTGCAAGAATGTCAACACCAGTTACAGCTTGCTGTTCAGTATCAAAAAATCTTAGCAAGAATTCTTGCCAAGAGTCGGGCATCAGTGAATTTAGAATCTCTGTGTTCGAGTTCTTGTCAAGATATTTGTCGGCAATTGAAGATTGAACGAGTGGCAATCTATCGTTTTAACCCTGACTGGAGTGGCAGTTTTATTAATCGTTTAAGCTTTGCAGAATCACCCTGGAATACACTGGATGCTTTTGGACAAGATTTGGTTTGGGGAGATTCCCATTTACAAGAAACTCAGGGGGGGCGATATCGAAAAAATGAGCCGTTTGCTGTTGATGACATTTACGAAGCAGGATACTCTCGTTGTCATATTGAAGTCTTAGAACAATTTCAAATTCGCGCCTATGCGATCGCCCCGATTTTTGTAGGTGCAAAACTGTGGGGATTGCTGGCTGCTTATCAACACTCTGCGCCCCGCAAATGGCATTCTAGCGAAGTAGAATTCCTCGCCCAAGCTGGCACCTATTTTGGTGTAGCAATGCAGCAGGCAGAAATTCTTGAACAAACCAAACAACGCACCACCGAACTGCAAGATGCGATCGCGCGTCAACGAGCATTAATAGAAGTGGTGGGCAATATTCGCTCTTCTCTGGATATCGAAATAATTTTAGATACTACTTGTCAGGAATTATGCAAACTTTTGAAGTTAGAGCGGGCAGCAATTTATCGCTTTAATCCAGATTGGAGTGGTGAATTTGTCAGCCAATTTGGGATGCTAGAATCGCAGTCGAATAGAATTAATGCTTTTGGCAGAAATCTCGTTTGGGAAGATACTCACCTGCAAGAAACCAAAGGTGGACGCTACCGCAATAACGAAAGTTTTGCCGTTAACGATATTTACCAAGCTGGACATTCACGCTGTCACATCGATATTCTCGAACAATTTAAGATTCGCGCCTATGTTTTAGCACCGATTTTCCTAGGTTCAAAACTTTGGGGATTGATAGCAGCCTATCAACACTCTGCACCGCGTCAATGGGTAGATTACGAAATTGAATTCCTCGGGCAGGTAGGGGCACAATTAGGAGTAGCAATTCAGCAAGCCGAGAATTTGATTCAATCAAAACAACAAACGGCGGCGTTTCAAGATGCGATCGCACGTCAACGGGGGTTAACTGAAGTAGTCAGCAAAATTCGCTCTTCTCTAGATATTGATTTAATCCTCAGAACCACTTGTCAAGAAGTGTGTAAACTCCTCAAAGTTGAACGTGTCGGTGTTTATCGCTTTAATCCTGACTGGAGTGGCGAATTTGTCAGTCATTTTGGCATGGTGGGCGCACAGTGGGACAGTATCAATCCTTTTGGCAAAAATTTAGTTTGGGAAGATACTCATCTGCAAGAAACCAAAGGTGGACGCTATCGCAACAACGAAAATTTCGCTGTTAACGACATTTACCAAGCCGGACATTCACGCTGTCACCTCGATATCTTAGAGCAGTTTAAAATTCGTGCCTATGTGTTGACTCCCATTTTTGTGGGGCGCAATCTGTGGGGATTGCTGGCGGCTTACCAACATTCTGCGCCTCGTAACTGGGATAGCGTAGAAGTTGAATTTTTGGCACAGGTTGCGAGCCAACTAGGAGTAGCCTTACAAAATTCGCAAATGATCGTTCAAGTTCAAACTCGTGCCGATGAAATGCACAAATCGGCAGAACAGCGACGAATTTTATTTGATTTGGTGGTGAAAATTCGGGAATCGCTGGATTTGGAAACCATCTTGAAAACCACAGTCCAAGAAATTAGGCGATCGCTTACTGTAGATCGTGTAGGTGTGTTTCGCTTTGATCCTGATGTCAATTTTTGCAGTGGGGAATTTATTGCTGAAGACGTGTTACCTCGGTTCGATGCTGCTCTGGCTGTGAAGGTGCAAGATTATAGTTTCGCCGATCAGTATGCAGCGCAATATCAGCAAGGGAAAGTGCAAGTGATCTCTGATGTCAACCGTGCAGGCTCCAAAATCCCTCATTTTGATATAGTTGAGCGATTTCAAGTTAAAGCACAGATTGTTGTGCCATTAATGGAAGGAGATGAGCTATGGGGCTTGTTGTGCATTCATCAATGCACCCATGCACGTAACTGGCAAGAAACAGAATTAGAATTTGTCACTCAAGTAGCAGCACAACTCAGCGTCGCTTTGCGTCAAGCCAACTTGTTCCAACAATCAAGTTTGCTGGGTCAAACCCGTGAAGAAGCAAATCAACTTGCTCAGACCCTCAACGAGTTACGTACTGCTCAAATGCAAATTATCCACGCCGAAAAAATGGCCAGCTTAGGGCAATTGGTAGCGGGAGTTGCTCATGAGATTAACAACCCAATTAATTTCATTCACGGTAACTTAGAACACGCCGATCAATATACCCAAGAATTGCTGCGCTGTGTGCAGCTTTATCGAGAACATCATCCCTATGCGGCACCAGAGATTCAAGAATTTTGGCACAAAGCCGAGATTGAGTTTTTATTCGACGACTTACCGAAATTATTCCAGTCCATGCAGGTAGGTACTAATCGCATTCGGGAAATTGTCACATCTTTGCGTAATTTCTCGCGCTTGGATGAAGCTGACTTTAAGTCCGCAAATATTCATGAGGGAATTGACAGTACATTGATGATTTTGCAAAACCGCTTGAAGTCTTCAGCTGGTAACCCGATTATTCATATTACTAAAGACTACGATCGCTTACCGCTAATCGAATGTTATCCCGGTCAATTAAATCAAGTATTTATGAATTTGCTCTCTAATGCCATTGATGCCTTAGAAGAACGCAACGCCCAAGCTACTCCAGAAGCGATCGCCACTAACCCCAGTGAAATCAAAATTTCTACCTCAATGCTGAATAAAGACTGGGTTGCCATTCGCATTGCTGATAATGGTCTTGGCATCGATCAACAGGTACTTTCTCGGCTGTTCGATCCATTTTTTACTACAAAAGTTGTTGGTAAAGGCACAGGTTTAGGTCTTTCTATTAGCTATCAAATTGTCACAGATAAACATAATGGCAAGATATATTGTCAATCTGAACCAGGTAAAGGCTCAGAATTTGTGGTAGAACTGCCAATTCATCAAGCGACACATAAAAAATAG
- a CDS encoding aspartoacylase: MSQIKRVVIVGGTHGNELTGIYLVKKFERSPDLIQRSSFETLTLIANPKAHAIGRRYTDTDLNRCFLPQDLENPHLSSYEAQRAKVIYQTFGFAGSQQADFVIDLHSSTANMGLSIILGNENLLNIQLAAHLASINPKVRVLYSTTKNQERSHLDSICQFGCTLEVGAVAQGVLDAALFQETEAIVHTILDYLADYNQGKAPLVNDPLTAYHNLGTIDYPRNQLGEIQAMIHPRLQFRDYQPLHPGEPIFLTFDGQEIPYEGDSIVYPVFINEAAYYEKGIAMCITEKRDLEIKIGLTQLAQ, from the coding sequence ATGAGTCAAATCAAACGTGTTGTGATTGTTGGTGGAACGCACGGAAATGAACTTACGGGAATTTATTTAGTGAAAAAATTTGAGCGATCGCCTGATTTAATTCAGCGCTCAAGTTTTGAAACCCTGACACTAATTGCTAATCCTAAAGCCCATGCAATTGGCAGACGCTATACTGACACTGACCTCAATCGCTGTTTCCTCCCGCAAGATTTAGAAAATCCTCATTTGTCTAGTTATGAAGCCCAACGCGCTAAGGTAATTTATCAAACCTTTGGTTTTGCAGGTAGCCAGCAAGCAGATTTTGTCATCGATTTACACAGTTCTACTGCCAATATGGGACTGTCTATTATTTTAGGTAATGAGAATTTATTAAATATTCAATTAGCGGCTCATCTTGCATCAATAAATCCCAAAGTTAGAGTACTTTATTCCACAACCAAAAATCAAGAAAGGTCTCATCTCGATTCAATTTGTCAATTTGGCTGTACCCTGGAAGTTGGCGCAGTTGCTCAAGGTGTTTTGGATGCTGCTTTATTTCAGGAAACTGAAGCAATTGTTCATACGATTTTAGATTATTTAGCAGATTACAATCAGGGAAAAGCTCCTCTCGTAAATGACCCCCTCACCGCTTATCACAACCTCGGAACAATAGACTATCCCCGAAATCAATTGGGCGAAATTCAGGCAATGATTCATCCGCGATTGCAATTTAGAGATTATCAACCACTGCATCCGGGAGAGCCGATTTTTTTAACCTTTGATGGTCAAGAAATTCCCTATGAAGGTGACTCAATCGTCTATCCAGTTTTTATTAATGAGGCAGCTTATTACGAAAAGGGAATTGCAATGTGTATCACTGAAAAAAGGGATTTAGAAATAAAAATAGGACTTACGCAACTGGCACAGTGA